A stretch of Aedes aegypti strain LVP_AGWG chromosome 2, AaegL5.0 Primary Assembly, whole genome shotgun sequence DNA encodes these proteins:
- the LOC110676941 gene encoding uncharacterized protein LOC110676941 — protein sequence MMIAQGQIQIHDLNKNPLAIIPLGKAKIKTGYLRIIQPISLIQLHDIIQKFDDLIKKNVYNNQLYKLLENRNNLLHQTYLKIMPSSNRAKRWDTIGTILKWIAGTPDADDLIIINKTMNALIDNNNQQTFINEAINSQIKHLNQVTNDLLNLDYKSKQQHVIEINLLTILLNLNAAQHQLEVIEDAIILAKNGIPSSQIMSVKDYLKIKRFLENQNMPIKSFEDLLTRSTTQIAMNNTHVMYMLKVPQFSNEIYSYEYISPLVHNGSRIYISTNHIINNNSHIFELSKQCQEDDEYYYCESKILQPTTNLIQLRHANCLYEKVYSSGIITRINDATILLNNVNITLKSNCSKLNQRLEGSYLIHFEKCE from the exons ATGATGATAGCTCAAggacaaatacaaatacatgaTTTGAACAAAAACCCATTAGCAATAATACCTTTAGGCAAAGCCAAAATCAAAACAGGGTATTTAAGAATAATACAACCAATAAGCTTGATACAGTTACAtgatattattcaaaaatttgatgatttgatcaagaaaaatgtttataataatCAACTCTATAAACTATTGGAAAATAGGAATAATCTATTGCatcaaacatatttaaaaattatgccTTCATCCAACCGAGCCAAACGTTGGGATACTATTGGAACCATTCTTAAATGGATTGCGGGAACCCCTGATGCCGACGATCTCATCATTATCAACAAAACAATGAACGCCTTGATAGACAACAATAATCAACAGACTTTCATCAATGAAGCTATTAACTCGCAGATCAAACACCTAAATCAAGTCACAAATGATTTATTAAATTTGGATTATAAATCAAAACAACAACATGTCATCGAAATTAATCTCCTTACAATTCTACTCAATTTGAATGCCGCTCAACACCAGTTGGAAGTAATCGAAGATGCTATTATACTTGCAAAGAACGGAATTCCTAGTAGTCAAATTATGTCTGTAAAAGACtacttgaaaattaaacgatttttgGAAAACCAGAACATGCCTATAAAGTCATTTGAAGACTTACTCACCAGATCAACTACACAAATTGCCATGAATAATACACACGTAATGTATATGCTGAAAGTtccacaattttcaaatgaaatctaCAGCTACGAATACATAAGCCCTCTAGTTCACAATGGAAGCAGAATTTATATTTCAACAAATCACATAATCAACAATAATTCACATATATTTGAATTATCAAAACAATGCCAAGAAGACGACGAATACTATTACTGTGAATCCAAAATATTACAACCCACAACTAATTTGATACAACTACGTCATGCAAACTGTCTTTATGAAAAAGTATATTCATCCGGAATCATCACTCGAATCAATGATGCCACAATTCTTCTGAACAATGTTAATATAACATTAAAATCCAATTGCAGCAAGCTTAATCAACGCCTGGAAGGATCATACCTaattcattttgaaaaatgtgaa TAA